In a genomic window of Halodesulfovibrio aestuarii DSM 17919 = ATCC 29578:
- the recA gene encoding recombinase RecA produces MATKSAMSPDDMRREALTTAMSTIQRKYGQGSVMRLNDDAHVAIPVIPSGSISLDLALGIGGIPKGRVTEIYGPESSGKTTLALHAIAQCQKQGGTAAFIDAEHALDPTYARRLGVDTEALLISQPDYGEQALDIADMLVRSGAVDIIVIDSVAALIPQAELEGNMGETQVGSQARLMSHALRKLTGTIHKSNVSVIFINQIRMKIGTMGYGNPETTTGGNALKFYSSIRIDVRRIQSLKDKEEVFGNRTRAKIVKNKVAPPFREALFDILYGTGISRTGELIDLGVEHGIVDKSGAWYAFGSERLGQGKENVRAFLGENDAIRDQIEKKLLTHLGVIEEEAVEAQPKEAAAPKKSSKQ; encoded by the coding sequence ATGGCTACTAAATCTGCAATGAGCCCGGATGACATGCGTCGTGAGGCTCTTACTACAGCAATGAGCACTATTCAGCGAAAGTACGGACAAGGTTCCGTTATGAGGCTGAACGACGATGCACATGTCGCAATTCCTGTTATCCCTAGCGGCTCTATTTCACTTGATCTCGCGTTAGGCATCGGTGGTATTCCTAAAGGCCGTGTTACTGAAATCTACGGCCCTGAATCTTCCGGTAAAACAACTCTGGCACTGCATGCCATTGCACAGTGCCAGAAGCAGGGCGGAACTGCGGCATTTATTGATGCTGAACATGCACTTGACCCGACATATGCACGCCGTCTTGGCGTAGATACCGAGGCACTCCTTATTTCCCAGCCGGACTACGGCGAGCAGGCTCTTGATATTGCAGATATGCTTGTTCGTTCCGGCGCTGTTGATATTATCGTTATCGACTCCGTTGCGGCTCTTATTCCGCAGGCTGAACTGGAAGGTAACATGGGCGAAACACAGGTCGGCAGTCAGGCCCGCCTTATGTCTCATGCACTCCGTAAACTTACCGGCACCATCCATAAATCTAACGTAAGTGTTATCTTTATTAACCAGATCCGTATGAAGATTGGCACAATGGGCTACGGTAACCCAGAAACCACCACAGGTGGTAACGCTCTTAAATTTTACTCATCTATCCGTATTGATGTGCGTCGAATCCAGTCTCTTAAAGATAAAGAAGAAGTTTTCGGCAACCGTACTCGCGCAAAAATCGTAAAAAATAAGGTTGCGCCACCTTTCCGTGAAGCTTTATTCGACATTTTATACGGAACAGGCATATCCCGCACTGGTGAATTGATCGATCTTGGTGTAGAACACGGAATAGTAGATAAAAGTGGTGCCTGGTACGCGTTTGGCTCTGAAAGATTAGGTCAGGGTAAAGAAAATGTTCGAGCCTTCCTGGGCGAAAACGACGCGATCAGAGACCAGATTGAAAAAAAATTACTTACACATCTGGGCGTAATTGAGGAAGAAGCCGTGGAAGCACAGCCGAAAGAGGCTGCTGCCCCTAAAAAATCTTCCAAGCAATAG